The Fortiea contorta PCC 7126 genome segment CTGATTATCTTCATCAAGCGCTAGACCTACAAATTTACCATCGCGGACGGCTTTAGATTCACTAAATTCATAACCATCTATTGACCAATAGCCAACTGTTTCACCACCCTTTTCTGAAATTTTTTCTGACAAAATCCCTATTGCATCTTGAAAGCTATCAGGATAACCAACCTGATCCCCTGCTCCAAAATAAGCAATTTTTTTGCCACTAAAGTTAATGTTATCTAGCTCATCATAGAAATCTTCCCAATCACTTTGCAATTCACCAATATTCCAGGTAGGGCAACCGATGATGATATAACTGTAATCCTTAAAATCATTTGGTTCAGCTTGTGAAATGTCATTTAACGT includes the following:
- the fldA gene encoding flavodoxin FldA; the protein is MANIGLFFGTQTGNTQTEAETIQKEFGGEDVVTLNDISQAEPNDFKDYSYIIIGCPTWNIGELQSDWEDFYDELDNINFSGKKIAYFGAGDQVGYPDSFQDAIGILSEKISEKGGETVGYWSIDGYEFSESKAVRDGKFVGLALDEDNQSDLTNERIKAWVVQLKQEFGL